In the Paramisgurnus dabryanus chromosome 5, PD_genome_1.1, whole genome shotgun sequence genome, one interval contains:
- the npdc1b gene encoding neural proliferation differentiation and control protein 1 isoform X1, protein MRSLSRPWALILAELFFMTTVAVSATMAVVGHCPRSLDCARERRHFCQPGSSHCGPCLDPFVENKRGKCVVRRRNHPAAKVNNLPELDEEIDILSSIITKHRESEMKHSAPSSAVPIKVTEDHSWANSLHRAEPSVTSVTPEKPQTSDLTTSSSTTSPTSHASIISAVHSAPFIVPYPSEDHSFIVFLGVFLMVGSVAMVLTGVCWVRFQRGNRLAQKADYSAFGLIGSHPNDGAMPGDKTLAQSAQMYHFHLQKQQMISLKQRNQIPESGATTDEETEDGDFTVYECPGLAPTGEMEVKNPLFDDSTFHLNLQRSYN, encoded by the exons TTGTTGGACATTGTCCCCGGAGTCTAGACTGTGCCCGGGAGCGACGGCACTTCTGCCAGCCCGGCTCCTCACACTGCGGCCCGTGCCTTGACCCATTTGTGGAAAACAAACGAGGGAAATGTGTGGTCAGGAGACGAAATCACCCTG CAGCCAAGGTCAACAATCTCCCAGAGCTGGATGAGGAGATAGACATTCTATCATCTATCATCACCAAACACAGAGAATCAGAGATGAAGCACTCAG CCCCCTCTTCGGCTGTCCCCATAAAAGTCACTGAGGATCATTCATGGGCAAACAGTTTACACAGAGCAGAACCTTCTGTTACCTCTGTTACACCAGAAAAGCCTCAGACCAGCGATTTGACCACCTCCTCATCTACCACCAGCCCAACCTCACACGCTTCCATCATCTCTGCTGTACACAGCGCTCCCTTTATAGTCCCATACCCGTCTGAGGACCACTCCTTTATCG tttttttgggtgtgtttcTCATGGTGGGTTCAGTGGCCATGGTCTTGACCGGTGTATGTTGGGTCAG ATTCCAGAGAGGAAATCGTCTGGCCCAGAAGGCTGATTATTCTGCTTTTGGGTTAATAGGTTCCCATCCTAATGATGGTGCCATG CCTGGAGATAAGACACTTGCTCAGAGTGCCCAGATGTACCACTTTCATCTTCAGAAACAGCAGATGATATCACTCAA ACAGAGGAATCAGATTCCAGAGTCAGGAGCCACTACGGATGAGGAAACTGAGGATGGAGACTTTACTGTGTACGAGTGCCCTGGACTTGCCCCA ACTGGCGAGATGGAAGTGAAGAATCCACTGTTTGATGACTCCACCTTTCATCTCAACCTGCAGAGAAGTTACAACTAA
- the npdc1b gene encoding neural proliferation differentiation and control protein 1 isoform X2: MRSLSRPWALILAELFFMTTVAVSATMAVVGHCPRSLDCARERRHFCQPGSSHCGPCLDPFVENKRGKCVVRRRNHPAKVNNLPELDEEIDILSSIITKHRESEMKHSAPSSAVPIKVTEDHSWANSLHRAEPSVTSVTPEKPQTSDLTTSSSTTSPTSHASIISAVHSAPFIVPYPSEDHSFIVFLGVFLMVGSVAMVLTGVCWVRFQRGNRLAQKADYSAFGLIGSHPNDGAMPGDKTLAQSAQMYHFHLQKQQMISLKQRNQIPESGATTDEETEDGDFTVYECPGLAPTGEMEVKNPLFDDSTFHLNLQRSYN; encoded by the exons TTGTTGGACATTGTCCCCGGAGTCTAGACTGTGCCCGGGAGCGACGGCACTTCTGCCAGCCCGGCTCCTCACACTGCGGCCCGTGCCTTGACCCATTTGTGGAAAACAAACGAGGGAAATGTGTGGTCAGGAGACGAAATCACCCTG CCAAGGTCAACAATCTCCCAGAGCTGGATGAGGAGATAGACATTCTATCATCTATCATCACCAAACACAGAGAATCAGAGATGAAGCACTCAG CCCCCTCTTCGGCTGTCCCCATAAAAGTCACTGAGGATCATTCATGGGCAAACAGTTTACACAGAGCAGAACCTTCTGTTACCTCTGTTACACCAGAAAAGCCTCAGACCAGCGATTTGACCACCTCCTCATCTACCACCAGCCCAACCTCACACGCTTCCATCATCTCTGCTGTACACAGCGCTCCCTTTATAGTCCCATACCCGTCTGAGGACCACTCCTTTATCG tttttttgggtgtgtttcTCATGGTGGGTTCAGTGGCCATGGTCTTGACCGGTGTATGTTGGGTCAG ATTCCAGAGAGGAAATCGTCTGGCCCAGAAGGCTGATTATTCTGCTTTTGGGTTAATAGGTTCCCATCCTAATGATGGTGCCATG CCTGGAGATAAGACACTTGCTCAGAGTGCCCAGATGTACCACTTTCATCTTCAGAAACAGCAGATGATATCACTCAA ACAGAGGAATCAGATTCCAGAGTCAGGAGCCACTACGGATGAGGAAACTGAGGATGGAGACTTTACTGTGTACGAGTGCCCTGGACTTGCCCCA ACTGGCGAGATGGAAGTGAAGAATCCACTGTTTGATGACTCCACCTTTCATCTCAACCTGCAGAGAAGTTACAACTAA
- the LOC135732310 gene encoding corticosteroid-binding globulin-like, with protein sequence MKRSIIYFWICSLVIFHPIVHGQNEAASQISDNLPLLLSMNNDFGFRLYKALSAIPENQSKNIFFSPISVSMALSALSLGAGGETKQQLHQGIGHNSSVLGTEEMHKTYQSLLEEINQKTGVDIDVGTAVYLSDTFKSHPEFFDEVKQFYLSEGFSMDFSAKETVEKINAYVKEKTHGKIDNVVQHLTPDMKMILLTYIYFKGKWDMPFDPKMTREHTFHVDPETTVQVQMMYENDKFKVFYDTHLSTKVLALDYNDSFSMFLALPDKSITDLEAAISRQDFEKWKNGVSKRKVHVYVPKLSLKTSYTLKEILKGMGIHDIFTGNADFTRLSAEGLSVSEVLHKAALDVDEEGTTAAAVTTILLGSAGPNPMNFFVFDRPFMIFIVDHQNSILFMGKIVNPAAK encoded by the exons ATGAAGAGGAGCATCATATATTTCTGGATTTGTTCTTTGGTAATCTTTCATCCAATCGTCCATGGACAGAATGAAGCTGCATCACAGATTTCCGACAATCTCCCATTATTGTTGTCCATGAACAACGATTTTGGTTTTCGCCTGTACAAGGCTCTTTCGGCAATACCCGAGAATCAGTCCAAGAATATTTTCTTCTCTCCAATAAGTGTGTCAATGGCCCTTTCTGCACTGTCTTTAGGAGCTGGTGGTGAGACCAAACAGCAGCTTCACCAGGGCATTGGCCATAACAGCTCTGTCTTAGGCACTGAAGAAATGCACAAGACATATCAAAGTCTCTTGGAGGAAATCAACCAGAAGACAGGGGTGGACATTGATGTCGGTACCGCTGTTTATCTGAGCGACACATTTAAGTCCCATCCTGAGTTTTTTGATGAGGTAAAGCAGTTTTACCTTTCAGAAGGCTTCTCTATGGACTTCAGTGCCAAAGAAACCGTAGAAAAGATTAATGCATATGTAAAGGAGAAAACACACGGCAAAATAGATAACGTTGTTCAACATCTAACTCCTGATATGAAGATGATCCTTCTCacttacatatattttaaag gaaaaTGGGACATGCCATTTGACCCAAAGATGACCCGTGAACATACATTTCATGTGGACCCTGAGACAACCGTTCAAGTACAAATGATGTATGAAAACGATAAATTCAAAGTTTTTTATGACACACACCTCTCCACCAAAGTCCTTGCTCTCGACTACAATGACTCGTTCTCCATGTTTCTGGCTCTCCCAGACAAATCCATCACTGATCTGGAGGCGGCTATTAGTCGTCAAGACTTTGAAAAGTGGAAAAATGGGGTTTCAAAAAg aaaAGTTCACGTCTATGTCCCCAAGCTGTCTCTTAAAACTTCATATACCCTAAAGGAGATTTTGAAAGGAATGGGAATACATGACATTTTCACGGGTAATGCCGACTTCACAAGACTTTCAGCAGAAGGTTTGTCCGTTTCAGAG GTATTGCATAAAGCGGCTCTGGATGTAGATGAAGAAGGAACCACTGCAGCAGCCGTGACTACAATTCTATTGGGATCTGCTGGTCCCAATCCAATGAACTTTTTTGTATTCGACCGTCCATTTATGATTTTCATCGTTGACCACCAAAACTCAATCCTCTTTATGGGAAAAATTGTCAACCCAGCAGCGAAGTAG
- the LOC135732309 gene encoding serpin A3-1-like, with protein MKRSIIYFWICSLVIFHPIVHGQNEASSQISDNLPLLLSMNNDFGFRLYKALSAIPENQSKNIFFSPISVSMALSALSLGADGETKQQLHQGIGHNSSVLGTEEMHKTYQSLLEEINQKTGVDIDVGTAVYMSDTLKSHPEFFEKVKQFYLSEGFSVDFSAKETVEKINAYVKEKTHGKIDNVVQDLTPDMRMILLTYIYLKGKWDMPFDPKKTHESKFHVDPETTVQVQMMHENDEFKVFYDTHLSTKVLALDYNDSFSMFLALPDKSITDLEAAISSQDFEKWKNGVSKRKVKVYVPKLSLKTSYTLKEILKGMGIHEMFTGNADFTRLSAEGLYVSEVLHKAALDVDEEGTTAAAVTVVMIETTSFNPMNFFRFDRPFMIFIVDHRNSILFMGKIVNPAEK; from the exons ATGAAGAGGAGCATCATATATTTCTGGATTTGTTCTTTGGTAATCTTTCATCCAATCGTCCATGGACAGAATGAAGCTTCATCACAGATTTCCGACAATCTCCCATTATTGTTGTCCATGAACAATGATTTTGGTTTTCGCCTGTACAAGGCTCTTTCAGCAATACCCGAGAATCAGTCCAAGAATATTTTCTTCTCTCCAATAAGTGTGTCAATGGCCCTTTCTGCGCTGTCTTTAGGAGCTGATGGTGAAACAAAACAGCAGCTTCACCAGGGCATTGGCCATAACAGCTCTGTCTTAGGCACTGAAGAAATGCACAAGACATATCAAAGTCTCTTGGAGGAAATCAACCAGAAGACAGGGGTGGACATTGATGTCGGTACCGCTGTTTACATGAGCGACACGTTAAAGTCCCATCCTGAGTTTTTTGAGAAGGTAAAGCAGTTTTACCTGTCAGAAGGCTTCTCTGTGGACTTCAGTGCCAAAGAAACCGTAGAAAAGATTAATGCATATGTAAAGGAGAAAACACACGGCAAAATAGATAACGTTGTTCAAGATCTAACTCCTGATATGAGGATGATCCTTCTCACTTACATATATTTGAAAG gaaaaTGGGACATGCCATTTGACCCAAAAAAGACCCATGAGAGTAAATTTCATGTGGACCCTGAGACAACCGTTCAAGTACAAATGATGCATGAAAACGATGAATTCAAAGTTTTTTATGACACACACCTCTCCACTAAAGTCCTTGCTCTCGACTACAATGACTCGTTCTCCATGTTTCTGGCTCTCCCAGACAAGTCCATCACTGATCTGGAGGCAGCTATTAGTAGTCAAGACTTTGAAAAGTGGAAAAATGGGGTTTCAAAAAg aaaagttAAAGTCTATGTCCCCAAGTTGTCTCTTAAAACCTCATATACCCTAAAGGAGATTTTGAAAGGGATGGGAATACATGAAATGTTCACGGGTAATGCCGACTTCACAAGACTTTCAGCAGAAGGTTTGTACGTTTCAGAG GTATTGCATAAAGCGGCTCTGGATGTAGATGAAGAAGGAACCACTGCAGCAGCCGTGACTGTAGTTATGATAGAAACTACTTCTTTCAATCCAATGAACTTTTTTAGATTTGACCGTCCATTTATGATCTTTATCGTTGACCACCGAAACTCAATCCTCTTCATGGGAAAAATTGTCAACCCAGCAGAGAAGTAG
- the LOC135732311 gene encoding serpin A3-2-like, with amino-acid sequence MKRSIIYFWICSLVIFHPIVHGQNEASSQISDNLPLLLSMNNDFGFRLYKALSAIPENQSKNIFFSPISVSMALSALSLGAGGETKQQLHQGIGHNSSALSTEEMHKTYQSLLEEINQKTGVDIDVGTAVYLSDTFKSHPEFFEKVKQFYLSEGFSVDFSAQETVEKINAYVKEKTHGKIDNVVQHLTPDMKMILLTYIYFKGKWDMPFDPKMTHESKFHVDPETTVQVQMMHENDEFKVFYDTHLSTKVLALDYNDSFSMFLALPDKSITDLEAAISRQDFEKWKNEVSKRKVHVYVPKLSLKTSYNLKEILKGMGIHEMFTGNADFTRLSAEGLSVSEVLHKAALDVDEEGTTAVAVTMIGVGSAAPNPMNFFRFDRPFLIFIVDHQNSILFMGKIVNPAAK; translated from the exons ATGAAGAGGAGCATCATATATTTCTGGATTTGTTCTTTGGTAATCTTTCATCCAATCGTCCATGGACAGAATGAAGCTTCATCACAGATTTCCGACAATCTCCCATTATTGTTGTCCATGAACAATGATTTTGGTTTTCGCCTGTACAAGGCTCTTTCAGCAATACCCGAGAATCAGTCCAAGAATATTTTCTTCTCTCCAATAAGTGTGTCAATGGCCCTTTCTGCACTGTCTTTAGGAGCTGGTGGTGAAACCAAACAGCAGCTTCACCAGGGCATTGGCCATAACAGCTCTGCCTTAAGCACTGAAGAAATGCACAAGACATATCAAAGTCTCTTGGAGGAAATCAACCAGAAGACAGGGGTGGACATTGATGTCGGTACCGCTGTTTATCTGAGCGACACTTTTAAGTCCCATCCTGAGTTTTTTGAGAAGGTAAAGCAGTTTTACCTTTCAGAAGGCTTCTCTGTGGACTTTAGTGCCCAAGAAACCGTAGAAAAGATTAATGCATATGTAAAGGAGAAAACACACGGCAAAATAGATAACGTTGTTCAACATCTAACTCCTGATATGAAGATGATCCTTCTCacttacatatattttaaag gaaaaTGGGACATGCCATTTGACCCAAAGATGACCCATGAGAGTAAATTTCATGTGGACCCTGAGACAACCGTTCAAGTACAAATGATGCATGAAAACGATGAATTCAAAGTTTTTTATGACACACACCTCTCCACCAAAGTCCTTGCTCTCGACTACAATGACTCGTTCTCCATGTTTCTGGCTCTCCCAGACAAATCCATCACTGATCTGGAGGCGGCTATTAGTCGTCAAGACTTTGAAAAGTGGAAAAACGAAGTTTCaaaaag AAAAGTTCACGTCTATGTCCCCAAGTTGTCTCTTAAAACCTCATATAACCTAAAGGAGATTTTGAAAGGGATGGGAATACATGAAATGTTCACGGGTAATGCCGACTTCACAAGACTTTCAGCAGAAGGTTTGTCTGTTTCAGAG GTGTTGCATAAAGCGGCTCTGGATGTAGATGAAGAAGGAACCACTGCAGTAGCCGTGACTATGATTGGAGTAGGATCTGCTGCTCCCAATCCAATGAACTTTTTTAGATTTGACCGTCCATTTTTGATCTTCATTGTTGACCACCAAAACTCAATCCTCTTTATGGGAAAAATTGTCAACCCAGCAGCGAAGTAG